A segment of the Streptomyces sp. Tu 2975 genome:
GCGGGAGGAGCTGCGGGCGGCGTTCGACACGGAGACGACGTAGTCGACCCGCCCGGCCCGACGTAAAGAAGTTGCCCCGGGCAGGGTGGTGCAGGAGGCTTCCGGCCATGTCCGATCAAGGAACCAGAACCGCTCACAGCGTGCACGCGCTCTTCTCCCACGGCCGGCTGACCGCGATCCCCCGCAAGCCGGCCCGCCGCGAGCAGCTGCTCGTGCACCTCGCGGGGACGCTCTTCGAACGGGACCGCGACTACACCGAACGCGAGGTCAACGACGCTCTGCGCACCGTGCACGACGACTGCGCGGCGCTGCGCCGCTATCTGGTGGTGGCGGGTCTGCTGACCCGCACGAAGGACGGCGGCAGCTACCGGCGGGGCCGGTGACTGCCGCCGTCGTGACGGTCAGGCGTCGGTGAAGACCTCGCCGCGCTCCGCCTTCTCGACCAGCAGTGCCGGCGGCTGGAACCGGTCGCCGTA
Coding sequences within it:
- a CDS encoding DUF2087 domain-containing protein, producing the protein MSDQGTRTAHSVHALFSHGRLTAIPRKPARREQLLVHLAGTLFERDRDYTEREVNDALRTVHDDCAALRRYLVVAGLLTRTKDGGSYRRGR